The proteins below are encoded in one region of Nitrospira sp.:
- the tatC gene encoding Sec-independent protein translocase protein TatC: protein MSGQMNRLNQWLQDSVFKPLEDKKMPVMEHLVELQARLTRAVVATGVLFVLTFFYAETLVAWIRIPLQNMFVPSRLEWVPTDLETIPFVFLAPAEALWQNVKVAGLFAIVLAAPYILWELWQFTVPGLHSQERRFVGPFVLLSSLAFYAGIAFSFFFVLPFALNFLITYGVNAGFIPKISIAQYVGFALWFLLVFGIIFEVPLAITLMAKLGWVDAPFLKQYRKWAFLAAFIFAALLTPTPDPFNQCLMALPMYIFYEVGIISAGVFNKKKRQADAEEAAANSGLVPTPAGGSAHPEGKTAKSGGKAGDEYLAVPTGAGPR from the coding sequence ATGTCCGGTCAAATGAACAGGCTCAACCAGTGGCTGCAGGACAGCGTGTTCAAGCCGCTGGAAGACAAGAAGATGCCCGTGATGGAGCATCTCGTCGAACTTCAGGCTCGACTGACTCGAGCCGTGGTTGCTACGGGTGTGCTCTTCGTGCTGACCTTTTTCTACGCCGAAACACTCGTGGCGTGGATTCGGATCCCACTGCAAAATATGTTCGTACCCAGCCGTCTTGAATGGGTACCGACGGACCTCGAAACAATCCCGTTCGTATTCCTTGCTCCGGCTGAAGCGCTTTGGCAGAACGTCAAGGTCGCAGGGCTGTTTGCGATTGTGCTGGCGGCGCCCTACATTTTGTGGGAGCTGTGGCAGTTTACCGTCCCTGGATTGCACTCCCAAGAACGGCGCTTCGTTGGGCCCTTCGTACTGTTGAGTTCACTGGCGTTTTACGCGGGGATCGCCTTTTCTTTCTTTTTTGTCCTTCCATTTGCCCTCAATTTTCTCATTACCTACGGCGTCAACGCCGGGTTCATCCCAAAAATCTCCATCGCGCAATATGTGGGATTTGCGCTCTGGTTCTTACTCGTCTTTGGGATCATCTTCGAGGTGCCGCTCGCGATTACTCTGATGGCCAAGCTCGGCTGGGTCGATGCACCATTCCTCAAGCAATATCGAAAGTGGGCCTTTCTGGCCGCGTTCATTTTCGCAGCTCTTCTCACGCCCACGCCCGATCCATTCAATCAGTGTCTGATGGCGCTCCCAATGTATATCTTCTATGAAGTCGGAATCATTAGTGCGGGTGTCTTCAATAAGAAAAAGCGACAGGCCGATGCCGAGGAGGCTGCCGCAAACAGCGGTTTAGTGCCGACGCCAGCCGGCGGGAGCGCCCATCCGGAAGGAAAGACCGCCAAGTCCGGCGGGAAGGCGGGCGACGAGTATTTGGCGGTGCCCACGGGCGCCGGGCCACGGTGA